In the Nitrospirota bacterium genome, one interval contains:
- a CDS encoding isoprenylcysteine carboxylmethyltransferase family protein encodes MKDALALIALILWPVVPLFWIPVHCVPQLFRKLGFFTYGMPVITWLPLVFLLYQNREFLLAHKISFAMPITVLGAILLFSGTMLHIWTGWLLGLWGLIGLPEIHTKVTGKLMTKGPFSVVRHPTYLAHSLMFSGVFLITGVITVGIVTALDFAIVYLAVIPLEERELSRRFGEEYEKYKKAVPKFFPRIK; translated from the coding sequence ATGAAAGACGCCCTTGCCCTCATCGCCCTGATACTCTGGCCTGTAGTGCCGCTTTTCTGGATACCTGTGCACTGCGTCCCTCAGCTCTTTAGAAAACTCGGTTTCTTTACATACGGTATGCCTGTTATTACATGGCTTCCCCTTGTATTTCTCTTATATCAAAACAGGGAATTCCTTCTTGCCCATAAAATATCCTTTGCAATGCCTATAACTGTGCTCGGCGCAATTCTTTTATTCTCAGGGACAATGCTCCACATCTGGACTGGATGGCTCCTTGGTCTGTGGGGTCTCATAGGTCTTCCAGAAATCCATACAAAAGTCACGGGAAAACTTATGACAAAAGGGCCATTCTCTGTTGTCAGGCACCCCACATATCTGGCCCACAGCCTGATGTTCTCAGGAGTGTTTCTCATTACAGGAGTGATAACTGTAGGCATTGTTACTGCACTTGATTTTGCAATAGTCTATTTAGCCGTCATTCCACTTGAGGAAAGGGAACTCTCAAGGCGCTTTGGTGAAGAATACGAAAAATATAAAAAGGCAGTGCCTAAATTTTTTCCACGGATAAAATAA